One genomic window of Polaromonas sp. SP1 includes the following:
- a CDS encoding alpha/beta hydrolase: MPRRSFFAMLPALLTACSGADLLNATVATDTYRRTEGIAYGPEARQRLDVYQPQGEVRNAPVVVFFYGGSWSKGERADYRFVGEALASQGIVAVVADYRLSPAVRYPVFVQDSARAVRWARDHAAEYGADPARLFVMGHSAGAYNAAMVALDARWLQAEGMKPSQLAGWIGLAGPYDFLPIGDPQTQVAFEWPGTPADSQPITHASRASPPALLLAPTEDRSVDPQRSTVAMAARLKSAGVRVDSELFGGVSHVTIIASMASVLRGRAPVLERVTAFVKSSGR, translated from the coding sequence TTGCCAAGACGCTCATTTTTTGCCATGTTGCCCGCGCTGCTCACCGCGTGTTCGGGTGCCGATTTGCTCAACGCCACGGTGGCGACCGACACCTACCGGCGTACCGAGGGCATCGCTTACGGCCCGGAAGCGCGGCAGCGGCTGGATGTTTACCAGCCGCAGGGCGAGGTTCGCAACGCACCGGTGGTGGTGTTTTTCTACGGCGGCAGCTGGTCAAAAGGCGAGCGCGCCGACTACCGCTTCGTCGGCGAGGCTCTGGCCTCGCAGGGCATCGTTGCCGTGGTGGCGGATTACCGCCTGAGCCCCGCCGTGCGCTACCCGGTTTTTGTGCAGGACAGCGCGCGCGCCGTGCGCTGGGCGCGCGACCACGCGGCCGAATACGGCGCGGACCCGGCGCGCCTGTTTGTCATGGGCCACAGCGCCGGTGCGTACAACGCCGCGATGGTCGCGCTGGACGCGCGCTGGCTGCAGGCTGAAGGCATGAAGCCTTCGCAACTGGCGGGCTGGATAGGCCTGGCCGGCCCTTACGATTTTTTGCCGATTGGCGATCCGCAGACACAAGTTGCCTTTGAATGGCCCGGTACGCCCGCCGACAGCCAGCCGATCACGCATGCCTCCCGCGCATCTCCGCCGGCACTGCTGCTGGCCCCCACCGAAGACCGCTCGGTCGATCCGCAGCGCAGCACCGTGGCCATGGCCGCGCGGCTCAAAAGTGCCGGTGTGCGGGTGGATTCAGAGCTGTTCGGCGGCGTCAGCCATGTGACCATCATTGCATCGATGGCGTCCGTGCTCAGAGGGCGGGCGCCTGTGCTTGAGCGGGTGACGGCCTTTGTGAAATCATCTGGCCGATAA
- a CDS encoding phosphatase PAP2 family protein: protein MTASSFDGDGAPAVSRVFLVTLLSLAVLLAWDHSGLDLWMARWFGSPAGFPLEDHWFWRGTLHDGIRWLPWAVELALLAAVARPFGPICRLAVERRVQLALTTLVSLLVVSTLKLHSLTSCPWELHEFGGTVAYVSHWAWGVRDGGSGGCFPAGHASAGFAFVGGFFAFRHALPRTARRWLAGALLAGSVLGLAQQVRGAHYMSHTLWTAWLCWATAALVDSVIGQMISQRPSPAQAQAPAL from the coding sequence ATGACCGCTTCCTCCTTCGACGGCGACGGCGCCCCCGCTGTGTCCCGTGTTTTCCTGGTTACCCTGCTCAGCCTCGCCGTGCTGCTGGCCTGGGACCATTCAGGCCTGGACCTGTGGATGGCGCGCTGGTTCGGCTCCCCGGCCGGTTTTCCCCTGGAAGACCATTGGTTCTGGCGTGGCACGCTGCATGACGGCATCCGCTGGCTGCCCTGGGCGGTCGAGCTGGCGCTGCTGGCGGCCGTCGCGCGGCCTTTCGGCCCCATCTGCCGGCTGGCTGTGGAGCGCCGCGTCCAGCTGGCGCTCACCACCCTGGTTTCGCTGCTGGTGGTGTCCACCCTCAAGCTGCACAGCCTCACAAGCTGCCCCTGGGAGCTCCATGAATTCGGCGGGACGGTGGCCTATGTGTCCCACTGGGCCTGGGGCGTGCGCGACGGCGGCAGCGGCGGCTGCTTTCCTGCCGGCCACGCCTCGGCGGGTTTTGCGTTTGTGGGCGGTTTTTTCGCGTTTCGCCATGCCCTGCCCCGAACGGCGCGGCGCTGGCTGGCCGGCGCCCTGCTCGCGGGATCGGTGCTGGGCCTGGCGCAGCAGGTGCGCGGCGCCCATTACATGAGCCATACGCTCTGGACGGCATGGCTTTGCTGGGCAACTGCAGCCCTGGTGGACAGCGTTATCGGCCAGATGATTTCACAAAGGCCGTCACCCGCTCAAGCACAGGCGCCCGCCCTCTGA
- a CDS encoding response regulator, with amino-acid sequence MRILVVEDDAGIALGLRANLQQRGYAVDACGSLASAWTALCSEPFDLVLLDLGLADGDGGDLLLRIRRVRSSADGPLPDPQTPVLIMTARDQVADRISGLNLGADDYLVKPFDLDELEARMRALLRRAAGRAHPLLVHGDLVIDPAAHTVLRAGQAVDLAPREFTLLLLLLESRGRVLSRQQLEARLYNWQDAVGSNAIEVHVHHLRRKLGEGLIQTMRGVGYFIPRDERA; translated from the coding sequence ATGCGAATCCTGGTGGTGGAAGACGATGCCGGTATTGCCCTGGGCCTGCGGGCCAACCTGCAGCAGCGGGGCTATGCGGTCGATGCCTGCGGCAGCCTGGCTTCAGCGTGGACGGCCCTGTGCAGCGAGCCGTTTGACCTGGTGCTGCTGGACCTTGGCCTGGCGGACGGTGACGGCGGCGACTTGCTGCTGCGGATAAGGCGGGTGCGCAGCAGCGCGGACGGGCCGCTGCCTGATCCGCAAACGCCGGTGCTCATCATGACTGCCCGCGACCAGGTCGCCGACCGGATTTCCGGCCTCAACCTGGGGGCCGACGACTATCTCGTCAAGCCCTTTGACCTTGATGAACTTGAGGCCCGCATGCGCGCCCTGCTGCGCCGTGCGGCGGGGCGCGCCCATCCCCTGCTGGTGCATGGCGACCTGGTGATCGACCCGGCCGCCCATACGGTGCTGCGTGCGGGGCAAGCCGTTGACCTTGCGCCACGCGAATTCACCTTGCTGCTTTTGCTGCTGGAGTCCCGTGGGCGGGTGCTGTCGCGCCAGCAACTGGAAGCACGCCTTTACAACTGGCAAGACGCCGTCGGCAGCAATGCGATCGAGGTGCATGTGCACCATCTGCGGCGCAAGCTGGGCGAGGGTCTGATCCAGACGATGCGCGGGGTCGGTTACTTCATACCGCGGGATGAGCGCGCATGA
- a CDS encoding histidine kinase dimerization/phospho-acceptor domain-containing protein, with protein sequence MTASPRQVSLTRRLLLWVLAALLLVWAGFVAVGWRTGVHEAGELTDGHLASTAALMLNLDLPPFVEASRETARAVIPTLKNHDYQSSLSVLVRDAGGQLLARSGDAPLAPFSERAGFTDVALGTPPTLWRSFSQWDAGHARQVTVLVRADERDELASDVAGQLAEPGLWLLPAVAIALCIAIWRGLRPLQALSRDVAELEVDKAERLQARHPYREFNSVVRSINTLVGQQQASLERERQLASEVAHELRTPLSSIALQAASLRGELTAPAREQALAQIGADAMRAGHVITQLLALARASRSDLQQQMQPLDLGALAAQVVAGYAQASWESGHQLSVQGEEREEREEGEEGPKVAPEVFAHPLLLELALRNLIDNALQHTPRGTFVSVQWGHDAAGAWLQVCDDGTDTAAGRSPVAQSTERLGLGHKIVARVMDVHGGQFAQIPASPPFTRCYRMVLPLIP encoded by the coding sequence ATGACGGCCAGCCCTCGCCAGGTCTCGCTGACGCGCCGCCTCCTGCTGTGGGTGCTGGCGGCGCTGTTGCTGGTATGGGCCGGATTTGTGGCGGTGGGCTGGCGCACCGGTGTTCATGAGGCGGGCGAGCTGACCGATGGGCACCTGGCCAGCACGGCGGCGCTGATGCTCAACCTGGATCTGCCGCCGTTTGTAGAGGCATCGCGCGAAACAGCACGCGCCGTCATTCCCACGCTGAAAAACCACGACTACCAATCTTCCCTCAGCGTGCTGGTGCGCGACGCCGGCGGGCAGCTGCTGGCCCGTTCGGGCGATGCGCCCCTGGCGCCGTTCAGCGAACGGGCGGGTTTTACCGATGTGGCGCTGGGCACGCCCCCGACCCTCTGGCGCAGCTTTTCGCAGTGGGATGCCGGCCACGCGCGGCAGGTGACGGTGCTGGTGCGGGCCGACGAGCGCGACGAGCTGGCCTCTGACGTGGCCGGGCAACTGGCCGAGCCGGGGCTGTGGCTGCTGCCGGCCGTGGCCATCGCGCTGTGCATCGCGATCTGGCGCGGCCTGCGGCCCTTGCAGGCCTTGTCGCGCGACGTGGCCGAGCTGGAGGTGGACAAGGCCGAGCGCCTGCAGGCCCGCCACCCCTATCGGGAATTCAACTCGGTGGTGCGTTCCATCAACACGCTGGTGGGCCAGCAGCAGGCTTCGTTGGAGCGGGAACGCCAGCTGGCCAGCGAGGTGGCCCATGAGCTGCGCACTCCCTTGTCGTCCATTGCCTTGCAGGCGGCATCGCTGCGCGGTGAGCTCACAGCCCCGGCGCGCGAACAGGCGCTGGCGCAAATCGGTGCCGACGCGATGCGGGCCGGTCACGTCATCACGCAGTTGCTGGCGCTGGCGCGGGCCAGCCGCAGCGACCTGCAGCAACAGATGCAGCCCCTGGACCTGGGCGCGCTGGCCGCGCAGGTGGTCGCCGGGTATGCGCAGGCCTCCTGGGAAAGCGGGCACCAGCTCAGCGTGCAGGGCGAGGAGCGCGAGGAGCGCGAAGAGGGCGAGGAGGGCCCCAAGGTCGCGCCCGAAGTTTTCGCCCATCCGCTGCTGCTGGAGCTGGCCTTGCGCAACCTCATTGACAACGCCCTGCAACACACGCCCCGGGGTACTTTCGTGTCGGTGCAGTGGGGCCACGATGCGGCCGGCGCGTGGCTTCAGGTGTGCGACGACGGCACAGACACGGCCGCTGGGCGGTCTCCGGTAGCGCAGTCCACCGAACGGCTGGGGCTGGGCCACAAGATCGTGGCCCGTGTGATGGATGTGCATGGCGGCCAGTTCGCGCAGATACCCGCGTCCCCGCCCTTTACACGCTGTTACCGCATGGTTCTGCCTCTAATTCCCTGA
- the fba gene encoding class II fructose-bisphosphate aldolase (catalyzes the reversible aldol condensation of dihydroxyacetonephosphate and glyceraldehyde 3-phosphate in the Calvin cycle, glycolysis, and/or gluconeogenesis): MALVSMRELLDHAAVNGYGIPAFNVNNLEQVQAVMEAARETGAPVILQASAGARKYAGEPFIKHLIEAAIEMYPNIPLVMHQDHGQNPAVCQGAIDLGFSSVMMDGSLEADGKTIASYEYNVDVTKKVSQLAHKYGVTVEGELGCLGSLETMKGDKEDGHGTDATMTREQLLTDPEQAADFVKRTQIDALAIAIGTSHGAYKFTRKPTGDILAIDRIKEIHKRIPSTHLVMHGSSSVPQEMLAIIRQYGGQMKETYGVPVEEIQEAIKHGVRKINIDTDIRLAMTGAVRKFLAENPEKFDAREWLKPAREAAKALCKQRYIEFGCEGQGAKIKGDTLQVVAAKYAKGELAQVVH; this comes from the coding sequence ATGGCACTCGTATCGATGCGCGAGCTGCTGGACCATGCAGCAGTCAACGGCTACGGCATTCCGGCTTTTAACGTCAACAACCTCGAGCAGGTGCAAGCCGTGATGGAAGCGGCCAGGGAAACCGGCGCGCCCGTCATCCTGCAGGCCAGCGCAGGCGCCCGCAAATACGCCGGTGAGCCCTTCATCAAGCACCTGATCGAAGCGGCCATCGAGATGTACCCCAACATCCCCCTGGTCATGCACCAGGACCACGGCCAGAACCCGGCCGTTTGCCAGGGCGCCATCGACCTCGGTTTCTCGTCCGTGATGATGGACGGCTCGCTCGAAGCCGACGGCAAGACCATCGCCAGCTATGAATACAACGTTGACGTGACGAAAAAAGTCTCGCAACTGGCCCACAAATACGGCGTCACCGTGGAAGGCGAACTCGGCTGCCTCGGTTCGCTGGAGACCATGAAGGGCGACAAGGAAGACGGCCACGGCACCGACGCCACCATGACGCGCGAGCAGCTGCTGACCGACCCCGAGCAGGCGGCGGACTTCGTCAAGCGCACCCAGATTGACGCGCTGGCGATCGCCATCGGCACCAGTCACGGCGCCTACAAGTTCACCCGCAAGCCCACCGGCGACATCCTGGCGATCGACCGCATCAAGGAAATCCACAAACGCATCCCCAGCACCCACCTGGTGATGCACGGCTCGTCTTCGGTGCCGCAGGAAATGCTGGCCATCATCCGCCAGTACGGCGGCCAGATGAAGGAAACCTATGGCGTGCCTGTTGAGGAAATCCAGGAAGCCATCAAGCACGGCGTGCGCAAGATCAACATCGACACCGACATCCGCCTGGCCATGACCGGCGCGGTGCGCAAGTTCCTCGCTGAAAACCCCGAGAAATTCGACGCCCGTGAGTGGCTCAAGCCCGCCCGCGAAGCCGCCAAGGCCCTGTGCAAGCAGCGCTACATCGAATTCGGCTGCGAAGGCCAGGGCGCCAAGATCAAGGGCGACACCCTGCAGGTCGTGGCCGCCAAGTACGCCAAGGGCGAACTCGCTCAAGTGGTGCACTGA
- a CDS encoding phosphoribosylaminoimidazolesuccinocarboxamide synthase encodes MTQALHTSALTSLPLLARGKVRDNYAVGKDKLLMVASDRLSAFDVILGEPIPGKGALLTQMALFWFDKLGHICPNHLTGEAPESVVTPAEVPQVVNRSMLVKRLKPIPVEAVVRGYLAGSGWKEYQDSQAVCGVPLPPGLKNAGKLPEPIFTPAAKAEAGEHDENISYEQVVKVVGPELAAQIKKISIEIYSTAAAFALTKGIIIADTKFEFGLDEDGTLTLMDEVLTPDSSRYWPIEGYEAAYAAGQNPPSYDKQFVRDWLEAVRINGKPWDKTPPAPRLPADVVEKTAAKYQEALTRLKG; translated from the coding sequence ATGACCCAAGCACTCCACACCTCTGCCCTGACCTCCCTGCCCCTGCTGGCGCGCGGCAAGGTGCGCGACAACTACGCCGTGGGCAAAGACAAACTGCTGATGGTGGCCAGCGACCGCCTGAGCGCGTTCGACGTCATCCTGGGCGAGCCGATCCCCGGCAAGGGCGCGCTGCTCACACAGATGGCGCTGTTCTGGTTCGACAAACTCGGTCACATCTGCCCCAACCACCTGACGGGCGAAGCGCCTGAAAGCGTCGTCACCCCGGCCGAAGTGCCGCAGGTCGTGAACCGCTCCATGCTGGTCAAACGCCTGAAGCCGATTCCCGTCGAGGCCGTGGTGCGCGGCTACCTGGCCGGCAGCGGCTGGAAGGAATACCAGGACAGCCAGGCCGTGTGCGGCGTGCCCCTGCCCCCAGGCCTGAAGAATGCCGGCAAGCTGCCCGAGCCCATCTTCACGCCGGCCGCCAAGGCCGAAGCCGGCGAGCACGACGAAAACATCAGCTACGAGCAGGTGGTGAAGGTCGTCGGCCCTGAGCTCGCCGCGCAGATCAAAAAGATCAGCATCGAGATCTACAGCACCGCCGCCGCCTTCGCGCTCACCAAGGGCATCATCATTGCCGACACCAAGTTCGAGTTCGGCCTGGACGAAGACGGCACGCTCACGCTGATGGACGAAGTGCTGACGCCCGATTCGTCGCGCTACTGGCCGATTGAAGGCTACGAGGCCGCTTATGCCGCCGGCCAGAACCCGCCCAGCTACGACAAGCAGTTTGTGCGCGACTGGCTCGAAGCCGTGCGTATCAACGGCAAGCCCTGGGACAAAACGCCGCCTGCACCGCGGCTGCCTGCCGATGTTGTCGAGAAAACGGCCGCTAAGTACCAGGAAGCCTTGACGCGCTTGAAAGGTTGA